The bacterium DNA window TCGATCTCGTGGCTGACGGCCTGCACCGCGTAGCCCGTCGCGGCGTCGACACCGTCGCGCACGACCTGCCAGTTCGTGGGCGTGGGCAGGCGCCCGGCCCAGTCCTGCGCCACTGACTCGACCTCCGAGCCGGTGGCCGGCGCGAACAGGGCGGACAGGTCCACCTGGGCCGCCGCGGCCGTCGCGATCGACATCGAGACCAAAACAGCGAGCACCCGGGGCGCCCGCCGTAGCGTGTTCGGACCCATTGTATCTCCTCCGATATGATGATAAGCAAGATGCGATCGGAGAAAACGTCAAGCGCGCGCGGTCCTGACCGGGCTTGCCCATGCCCGGCGGCGCTGGTAGATTGCGGCCATGAAAGACGAACGCGGATCCTCCCCCATCTACCCCCAGGCCGACCCCGCCACGCTCGAGCGCGCCGACTACGAGGCGGAACCGCTCGGCCGGGGGGAATACGTCACCGCCATGGTCCACCTCTACCGGGGCGAGATGCACCGCGCCCTGGAGTGGCGCAAGCGCCTGGACACCACGACGCACTGGGCCCTGGTCTCGACGGTCGGCATCCTGACCTTCAGCTTCAGCAACCCGCAGTACGCCCAGGAGACGATCATCACCGGCATGTACGCCAACCTGATGTTCCTCTACCACGAGGCGCGGCGCTTCCGCTTCTTCGACGTCTGGCGCTCGCGGGTCAGGATGATCGAGGAGAACTTCTACGGGCCGATCCTGCGCCGCGACCCGCACAGCCCGATGGAGGGCTGGGGCGACCAGGTGGCCGAGGACCTGCTGCACCCGAAGTTCAAGATCACGCGGCTGCAGGCGATGCGGGCGCGCCTGAAGCGCAACTACATCTACATCTTCGCCTTCATGCTGGTCGCGTGGCTGGGGCGCGCCTGGGGCTTGCCCGTGGACGAGCAGCAGGAGGGCCTGCCCGGCCTGTTCTCGATGGGGCTGCTGCCCTGGTGGGTGCCGGTCTCGCTCGTGATCGGGCTGTACGGGTTCCTGGCGGGCATGATGGTGTTCACGCCGAACGTGAAGCCGGCCGAGGAGAGCTACTGGCCCGACCCCGAGCACTGCGGCGAGGACATCCCCAGCCTCGACGTCTAGACCAGCTCGTCCTGGATTTCCTCGCCGAGAGGCTGCAACAAGGCCACGTGCGCCCCCGCCGGATCGCAGATCACGCAGAACGTCCCGTACTCGCCCAGCGACCGCGGCCCCGCGATCACCTTGCCGCCGCGGGCCGAGCAGGCATCGAGGCTCGCCTCGAGATCGGCGACCGTGACGTACGCCAGCCAGCGCGGCGGCAGTCCCGTGTTCGGGCCCCGCGCGTGGCAGATCCCCGCGACGACCCCGCCGTCGCGGTTGATCATCAGGTAATCGTCGTAGCCGTCCATCGGGACCAGTTCGAAGCTCCAGCCCGCGACCTCGCCGTAGAAGTCCCGCAGACCCTCGGCGTCCTCGACCGTCAGGTCGAACCAGCCCACCGTGCCGATCGGCACGCCCTTCTCGTCGCTCATGTCGCTCATCCTCCGTCGGGGAACAGGGTCGGGGGACCGGACGGCACGTCCGGAGGTGCGTCCGCCGGTGCAGCGGCGGCCGTCTTCGCCGGGAAGCGGCCGACGAGCGCGTCGCTCAGGATCCTGCGCACCTCGTCGCTGAAGTCGTTGCCCAGCATCCAGCTCAGGTAGCCGGGCGTCGCGCGGGCGATCTCCTCGAGCGGCTTGCCCTGGTGCTTGCCGAAGGTGAAGCAGGCCCGGCCCTGGTCGTCCCACTCGAACTTGCGCGTGCGGTCGACGAAGCGGCCCTCGTTGGGATTGCTGACGCGGTGCAGGTCGTCGACGTCCCCGCTCAGTTCGTCGTAGCAGCCGACCATGGCGTCGAGCACCTCGAGGGTCGCCTCGACGTCGGCCAGCGCGGCGTGGGCCTCGGTGAGGTCCTTGCCGCAGAACTTGCGGTACGCCGCGGTCAGGGTGCGCGGCTCCATGGCGTGGAAGATGCGCATGGCGTCCAGGTGGCGCCGCCCCGCCAGGTCGATCGGCGACCCGGCGCGGCGCAGCTCCGCCTCCAGCAGGGGCGCGTCGAAGCCGATCGAGTTGAAGCCGCAGAGGTCGGCCCCCTCGAACAGCGCGACGATCCCGGGCGCGACCGCGGCCAGGGTCGGGGCGTCGCGCACGTCGTCGTCGGAGATCCCGTGGACGGCGGTCGCCGGCGGCGGGATGGGCATCTCGGGGTTGACCAGGGAGCGGTAGCTGCGGCGCGAGCCGTCCGGCTCCACGCGGACCAGCCCGATCTCCACGATGCGGTCGCGCTCCGGACTGGTGCCGGTCGTTTCGAGGTCGAAGCAGACCAGGGCGCGCTGCAGGTCCAGGTTCTTGAGCATGGGTCTCCTCGCCGATGTCTCCCCCGCCGGAATTCGGGCGCGGGACGTGGGCACAGACTGCCATAGCCGGCCGCCGGGCGCCATCGCCGAACGGCGCGCCCACGCAAGAAAGAGGCCCCGGCCGGCCGGCCGGGGCCCCGTTCGTCGTGATCGGCCCGTCCGCGGTCAGACGTGGGCGAAGACCGGCACCTTCTCGATCCACTCGGGGTGCAGGTCGCTGGTCCCGGCGTGAATCGCGCACAGCGCCTCGCGCAACCGGCGCGT harbors:
- a CDS encoding DUF2270 domain-containing protein codes for the protein MKDERGSSPIYPQADPATLERADYEAEPLGRGEYVTAMVHLYRGEMHRALEWRKRLDTTTHWALVSTVGILTFSFSNPQYAQETIITGMYANLMFLYHEARRFRFFDVWRSRVRMIEENFYGPILRRDPHSPMEGWGDQVAEDLLHPKFKITRLQAMRARLKRNYIYIFAFMLVAWLGRAWGLPVDEQQEGLPGLFSMGLLPWWVPVSLVIGLYGFLAGMMVFTPNVKPAEESYWPDPEHCGEDIPSLDV
- a CDS encoding VOC family protein: MSDEKGVPIGTVGWFDLTVEDAEGLRDFYGEVAGWSFELVPMDGYDDYLMINRDGGVVAGICHARGPNTGLPPRWLAYVTVADLEASLDACSARGGKVIAGPRSLGEYGTFCVICDPAGAHVALLQPLGEEIQDELV
- a CDS encoding 3'-5' exonuclease, with protein sequence MLKNLDLQRALVCFDLETTGTSPERDRIVEIGLVRVEPDGSRRSYRSLVNPEMPIPPPATAVHGISDDDVRDAPTLAAVAPGIVALFEGADLCGFNSIGFDAPLLEAELRRAGSPIDLAGRRHLDAMRIFHAMEPRTLTAAYRKFCGKDLTEAHAALADVEATLEVLDAMVGCYDELSGDVDDLHRVSNPNEGRFVDRTRKFEWDDQGRACFTFGKHQGKPLEEIARATPGYLSWMLGNDFSDEVRRILSDALVGRFPAKTAAAAPADAPPDVPSGPPTLFPDGG